Below is a genomic region from Castanea sativa cultivar Marrone di Chiusa Pesio chromosome 2, ASM4071231v1.
CTCTAATAGGGAGCTTAAAGCAACAGCTCATACTTGTATACGTACACGATGACTAATTCAATAACTACCAAGTTTAACAAGAAAAGGAGAGAAATCTTGGTTTTCAAGTACACCAGTTCTCTAAGAGGGAGCTTAAAGCAATAACTCATACTTGTATAAATTTAAACATGATGGCTAATTTCCCAATTCAATAACTACcaacattaaaaagaaaaggggagaGCATTAATTTGTGGTTTTTGTAAAGGTACTAATTAATCTTGACCAACAAATGGGCACATCATATGagcttaagaaaaatatatgatgATTTAAAGATGTAGAAGGGTCCATTGTTTCTGCAAATCTCTCTAAACGTAAAGCTTTCTGAAGTCAATGTAAGTCACAAACATATAATATTACACATTTTTAGTATTTACCAAATTGATAAAGTTTCTTTGTCATCAAGTTAGAGGATTTGGCATCCCTTTATTCTGATTTCTACACTAGAATTACCATGTATCAGTGCTTCATTTTTCTATtcaattatacaaaaaatactaagcatttttatttttcagacATATTTGGCTATTAACAATCAAAGAAATCTAGACTTCTTTTAAATAGGAAAAGGATCAAAGGCAATTTATAATGCTGTTTTTGTGATGAACAAATTACATGTCAAGCCATTGTTAGAGATACATACGACCAAATTCCACGATCGCCATCAGTTTCTCCCATCACATGATGAAGTAAAACATATCCACTCCCAGgtgtatggacactcccctaTTGTACAGATTATAGGAGGTCAATTGTATATTAATACTTATAATGTAGCAGAAATTGTGCCAAATAGTTTTTCAGGTTGTTCACATGCCCATTTGTGTTATATAGAATGATTCATTGCTCAAAAAAATGCTTCTCCATGTTTTTCTAATAACAACTCTTACCGTGGTTCCTATTACAGCATCTGTTGCAAGCGTTGCCTTCAGAACATCTGTCTGTAAATATCAATGTCAGTAACAGATATTCATTGAACCACTAGTCTTAAAACTTTATAAGGTTTAAACCCCGTTAGAAAACTGTCATAGTCTATTATGCCCCCAACAAGACTATATTCAAAATCACTACGAGAACACTTTGATGAGTAAACGTGAACAATAACATGAATATATCCTACCATGTAATTTAAGAAAGAATCCTTTAGTTACTTTACATATGAGGAATGACACACAATGAAAAGCTCTGCTATGTCAATgaatacttaaaaaattaatttaaacaatCCAAATGATCAAAATTCCTTCCCAAGTGAGATTTCTATATGCCTATACTTGAAACTAGTTAATGAAGTAAATTTGAACatcatttttgagttttgacataAGCGGAAGCAATAtatcttaataaataaaatcgaAAAATTTAAAGGATAAAATTGCAAAGAAATCAAGACTATAATGATAACCTCAAACCAGTTATTCAAAACCTTCGATGCTGGGGACAATAAAAGGTCCATAAAGTCCCTgtcaaaaatcaagaaatacaTATCATAAAAAGGTTGAGACTGTAATTCaaatttttacataaatcaaGCAGCCACGGAATCCACATGAACTTTCAAGAGATTGGACCCTAGAACCAAATGAACTAGGATTCTCTCCATTTTACGAGTCCATTTAggattaagattttatttcttgtatATCTAACCATGTACTGTGTATATGATGCcacgtcatttaaaattttaaattacgagGTACTAGATATACCTTtgtatttgtaatatttaatccGAACCATAAAATTAATCCATTTGAAAGACCTGAATCCCACAGGAGGGGGCAGATCCAGTGGTGCCATAAGAACATTGGCGGAATCCATATACACTTGACCACAACAAATAACTGTATTTGTAAAAATAACCAGAAAGCAATTCGTTAAGACTACAAGGAAATGATTATACATCAAGAACATGAACTCTTACACCATATCCTTTTGGCCCAAGGTGATAGCCTGCCGCAAACAATGAGCCCAAAACGATGATTTTTGTATTCCATTCTTGAAACGATCCTTGAAAGATGAAACACCTTGCAAAGATTCAGGAGGTGCTGAATCCAAAAGCGGATCCATAAATTTACAGAAGTTCTCTAGCTGATTTTCATATCTGTAAATCACAAAATCAAAGCCTTATTAGTCCCAAAACTACGGCATTAGCTGTGGCTCCTTAATAGACTAATCATATTCGTTTGTATGTATTCTTCTGTgagaattatggttaaatgattaaatacaCTCACCAATTTAATATGTTATCAGAGCTAGAGATTCTGAGTTCAATTCCAGTCTCCATCTTACCTCTCATTCACCATTCATTAcacaaagaaattaataaataaataacgaagagaaaagagaaaattgcATAGAAGGACCTTGGATAAGCATCGGCGTCTTGTTTGGAGAACTTGGAAATCTCAGAATGATTAAGGTCCTTGTCAGGGCCCAACAGAAGATAGCGTCCATCCAAACAAGGCGTAAACGAAGATGGACTCCTCTTTAAGAGCTTCAATCCATGTCGCCGTAACTCTAACTCTCTTTTCCattgacaaaaaaagaaagaaaaaagcaaataaaCACAGTTGCTTAATTAACTATAAcataaaatttagagagagagagagagatgtgcgAAATAAGATGAACCTGATGATGGAGGGGCGGAGGAGGCTCTGGAGGTAGCTGCAGCGGGAGAATTTAAAGCCAGGGATGAGTTCTTCGGTCACGGCGGCGCCGCCGATGACGTGGCGACGCTCGAGGACGGCGACGGAGAGGCCGGCGCGTGCTAAGTACGCGGCGGATGTTAGGCCGTTATGGCCGCCGCCGATGACCAGAGCGTCCCATTTCTTGTCCTTCAACGCGCTCGTTGCAGTTGCGTTGCTGCTAAAGCTCCTTCGCCACATTctaagaatgtgtttggatagagCGTTTTGGCGTCTGCGTCTAGCCCAAGCGCgttttgcagttttttttttttttttttttcagccgcaCTTTAAGTGGAAATTGAGGGAGAGAGTGTTTTATTTGGTGTGTGTTCTTCCTTCTCTGatcaacaattttaaatttagagaaGGGAATGAGTGAGTGACTGTTGAGAATTCAGATCTTATAGTGTTTTTAGTTACTCAAGCAAATAGAATTCTTTTAATCTTGAactctcatttaaaatttaatggtTCAAATTATATTATGTCATTAATTCTTAAACAAAAGCTTAAAAATAGATTCCATATCAGCTATTAAAATGAACACGtcacattttaaatttatttttagtttaaaaaaattttaaaagtcagATCTGAACCCAATCTCTCTGTCATGCCAATGCCAACTTTACCAAATTTTTCTTTGGCGAGATCTGAGCTGGGAATGAATGGAGGGGGATGGTTACTCCTATTATAATCAAGATTATTCAAATCTGGCATGTGGTGTCAATGGCTATACTGTTTTCCGTCCCTCAAATGGGCAATGAAAGGAAACTATGACGGAGTATGCCTACGAATTTGTAGGTTCTTGTCCGTTGTAATAATGTATCTGAGGAAATtgttgggttttagatttggaGTGAGGTTATATTCGTTGACAGGAAAACATTTTGTAAAGAGTGTTTCTGCATTTGCTTCCAGCTATGAAGTAGTTTAAAAATGAGGCTTTTGATATATCCCTTGGGGTTTCTGGTTGAAATAGGCGTGAAATTTACATCACAATAATTTGATCCACATAGTCATCTTGAAAATCCTGGTACCCAGCTCCGCTTAACTCATTCATTCCGGCGCTCAGATCTCACCGGAGGAAAGTTTGGTGTCGTTGGTATTGGCATAGCAGAGAGATTGAGTTTAGATctgacttttaaaattttttaaaactaaaaataaattcaaaatgtgACATGTTCATTTTAATAGCTGATGTAGAATCtatttttaaggttttgtttaagaATTAATGATATAATTTAACCTGACctattaaattttaagtgaaaGATTAAGATTAAAAGTACTCTATTTGATAAATTATCTTAAAAATTCTAGAAGATCTGAATGTAATGGTTGGTGCTTTTAAACAAAAAGGAGGCTAAAAGACAACTGACAAAGGCCGAGCTTTGACATGTGggatgatactttttttttttttttttttttttgagaatcggGATGGGACTTGGAAGTAATAAGCAACTGTTGATGCTTGATATCGGCTTAGCATAGCACCTACTATGACCCGTCGTATTTTAAAATCGATTGTCCTaagccttttttgttttttttgatgCTGTCCTATGCCATTTCTATTCCATATAAAAAATGTTCAATACATGTTTTTTACGAGgcaaatataataacattaatcaAGCATTAGTACAAGAGTAGAGATTAGAGAACACATTTAATGTGCAATTGCTTTCAATGGTTAAAACTTACACTTTGTTTGGTAACGGAGgataagaagagaaaagaaaggaaattgtgCTGACATGACAATATTTCTAGTTTGATTGAGATTATAGaatagaaaagaagagaaaaggaaagTATAGAGCATCCATCGACTCCACTTTTCTCATCCGCCCAAATTGGGCGAAAATGAGAAGAAAGACAAGTAACAAAGCTTGCAATTTTAGGGTGTCCACTGTTAAtgatttctaaaattttaattttatccaTCACCAAAATAAACACTCTAATTTTTATTAGGGGTATTTAGGCAAAAACATAtatctaaattaaatattttcttttcttttcttttcttttctcactctctttccAAACATGTAAAAAGGAGgcaaattctttttaatttctttccttATCTTTTCCCTCTCCCTTCTCATCTTTTCTCTTCCCCTCATTTACAACCAAACATACTGTTAAAAAGATtgacaattaaaaaattgactttCAATTCCTACTCTTGGTTTACATTGGAAAGAGGAATGAGGGCCCGTCAATGCAAGGGAGATTGGATTCAATTCCTAGCGTGATGCAAATGGTAGCCGGTAGGTGTCCAATTGGTTAAAATGGAACTTGTAGTCACAAAAATATCATAACACCACGCTACGTGCCAACCACATTCACCAGAAATTATCTTATCTCTGGTCAAGGTGCACGTAACGACTTTATCACACATGGAATTTACACCCCcatatatacaaaaagaaagaaagtgttCCACACACTCGTTACATAATATCACATTCTGTTTTACATAGCAAAATTAAACGTGAACAGCCGGGTTTCGTTTCAGTTGCAATTGCTGTCAAAAATGTCCCTGCCAGTGCCAGCATATCTCACAGCAATGAGCAAACTATGGTGATTGGTGAAAGTTTTGGTACTTAAAATCTTTACCATACATCTTATAAATCTAGGCACCAGTGATATGGACAAAtcagttcttttcttcttctttttccccaCTTTCTCTTATTCGGAAAACAGAACAGCATAGAACATTTTATGCCTaattaactcatttttttaagatagGTATTTTACGTTTAAATAAGGAGAGTTAAGTTACAGATTCTTCAGCCTATTATGCAGAGAAAGCACGCAGCTGGAGGCATCGATTGTGTTACAAATAGCTGAAGCTAGGAGCTCAAAGTTGGTGTTGGTGCAaatacaatgataatggaaataacacaaagagaaactgaataatacttctgaatttttattagtttaaagaaagagattacacaacactatttggactgaggcgcggcactcgctttctttaaggagattgtaCTTGGTTGGTAAAAACTTTATGTGGTCTGGAAGGATACCATGCTTTCTCTCCCAAGATCGACAGACAAGTGTTGTATGGTGAAACAACCTCTCTGCCttaaagtgttcaagcccaaaactccaccagaaagaacacccttccttgccaagaatctctctattttttgtgtgtgtatattacTGTCAtttggattgtgtctgaatgggtctatttataggctcaatgggcctcacaaAATTACTAAGAATTAATCGATTAATTGGTCCATTATTAcgatatagtgggtgttacaagattaattgctggatattattctgatgggctggagttacacaattaatggtgagataaggagttttctgaataatgaaaggcctaaacggatagtccattaagtgggttaatggctcattattttccataataaaaatggaatattaattcgggccatttactcaccaacggatatggtaaATACTCTGAttgggctgtcaagtaggaggatccaaggtcttgattcatttccaattttgacacctccacccttcacctccccgcttgcgcacgtatctggcccaatatttgagacaattcatgttagcccattaatcaccacaattaaaaagaacaaaatagtctctctccttttccatgtgggattaaacattttcactaactcctcatcttccacatttactcccacatctttacatttattttatcacatttattcattttaattattcaatattaaaatgttccaacaatcccccactcattttaatattaaatttttagttaaagagagattaccagacaaagatgggtcactatgcatcatgaaggtgtgctctgcattgaaccttcacttagtaaaacagTGATCTCAACTTCAGAGTTGTAGTGGTCTCCGACTTGAACTAGgactgctttagggaaattaagcgtcactgcttacacataacaacccaggtgttgacatgagcttttatagctagcactttacggCCATGTGCTGATCCcggtttcatgagtgtatttgagattaagtccaaatctcatagggagcggcctcacccccacactcacataggtgaaattttgtcaagggtgctcctgtaattctgacaccccactcatacgagctacaaatttcattaagagttttttactcaacctctccacattacaggataaatgcacttacatcatagggatgagcaattaaaaaattatttacaaaataaatagttaacaaaattaattgtgcatttcttacgaccatcgtatgattcgtttttcccattgaacccaattctcaggatctctggtctttgggttgggtatcctcatacatggctcatgattctatggactttagtcccatccccctcgatgtattccagactctatcttttgccaaggccttggtaaatggatctgcaagattatcattagatttaatataatccacagttataatgccactactcaaataagatcgcacAGTACTGTGCTTCCTTCTTATAGGTCTggatttaccattgtaataacggtttttaactctaccaattgcagcagtactatcacaatgaattaatataggtggaattggcttttcccaaagtggaatttcatataacaaatctctaagccaatttgcttcttcactagctgaagctaatgctattaattcagcttccattgttgaattaacaattattgtttgctttttagatttccaacaaatggcaccactacctaaggtaaaaatataaccagtaGTAGAGAGATAATCGCctgacaaagtattccaatcggcatcactaaaaccttcaatcacagcagggtactttttataaaataagccataggttttggtaccaattaaatatctcatgactcgctcaatagctagccaatgatctttactaggcttgctagtaaaATTAACTTAGCActcctactgcatatgcaatgtcagatctagtacaatcagtagcataacgcaaactaccaatgatgctagtataatccttttgattaaaaatctcatcatcattattcacaggaaataaatgaacactagaatcaaaaggagtagctacacttttgtgatcatgaaaattatattttctcaatattttatcaacataatgtgattgatcaagatatattccatcacatgtttttgtaattttcatgcccaaaataaaattagcctcaccaagatctttcatatctaaatggcttttaagcatatttttgtctcatttataacacgcatatttgagccaaaaatcaacatatcatccacatagaggctaataataacatgtaaattattccatgatttagaataaatacatttatcacattcatttgatttataacaaTTCTCAATCATGCAAGAATCAAATCTTTCATGCCACTgcttaggtgcttgttttaagccatatagggatttagttagcttacataccttgctttcttgtccaggctctacaaagccttcgggttgatccatataaatttcttcctctaggtccccatttagaaaagcagtttttacatccatttgatgaattttcaaataaaaaattatagcaatagcaattaacaatctaataaaTATAATTCTTGTTACGAAAGAAaaagtatcaaagaaatcaaggtcagctttttgtttaaagctttttgcaacaagtctagcttgaaacttatttattgatccatccggtttaaatttttttctaaggatccatttacaacctatggtcttacaacccggtgaaagatctactaatttccaagttctattagaaattagagattccatctcatcatttacagcatctttccaaaatatagcatcaggtgatgttaaagcctcttttaaattttggggattttcctcaatgttaaaaacataataatcaggaccaaaatccttttcaactctagctcttttactccttctaggttccatttcaaaattttcttgattttgtaaatgtgaagtagaataactaggttgtgacaaaatattttcttcacccccactatttttcaatttaaaaggaaatttttcttcatgaaaaattgcatcaccggattcaaaaattattttgttttcaagatcaaaaaatctataggctgtactattaaatgcataaccaagaaaagcacagttagtagctcttatacctaatttaggtattttagggtcagtaagccttacataagcaagacaaccccatactctcaaatatcccaaatttggcttatgtcctTTCCACATTTCAAAAGGTGTGGTGTGTGACTTTATATGTGGCACCCTATTTaaaacatgacatgcagttaaaatagcttcactccaaaaatttaaaggtgcaccagattcaattaacatggcatttgttaactcaattaaagttctattttttctttcagccacaccattagaagcaggtgaatatggtgtagtagtttcatggataattcccaaagactgaataaatgagttgaatgcacttgattcatactcacggcctctatcacttcttattctttttatttttctaccgaattggttttcaacttcttttaaaaaatcttgaaatttttcaaaagcatcacttttatttttcaacaaataaatagttgtatattttgagaaatcatcaataaaagtgataatatatctatttcctccacgagttaaaattccctcaaattcacataaatcggagtgaattaactcaagcaattcggcatttcttacaacacttttatgaggcctttttgtaatcttagcttgactacaagtttcacatttttcaaaatcttttgacagtcttggaattaatcctaaactactcatgattcccacatatctactatttatatgacacaaacgagcatgccaaaaattaacagaagaaagcatataaactgaactggtagatgctttattattctcaacatttaatttaaacattccatcacaagcataacccttTCCTACAAATAATCcctttttagtgattacataattatcagattccatagtttgcttgaagccagccttgttaagcaaaaaacttgacatcaaattcttcctcataGACGGAGTataaagtacatctttcaatgttagcacacgtccagaagtgaatttcaattcaacctcaccactcccaagaaccttggttttactagagtcaccaagcataacagttttttcttcttcaaaaggagtgtacaatttgaaccaatttttatcatagcagacgtgcctattagcaccgaatgcccaccacccttcaacatattgcaccatattgatgtctgtaatcatagccactaaaggctcttcggTTACGTTAGCCTGCGGGACAGATTCACGTTTCtgaaatttgcaaaatcaagcaatatgcccactcttgccacagacaaaacaggatctattaaattgatcttgtgaagggggtccttggttcttattgtaatttttattcgggtttccccttccttgaggtgatctattattgtttttaaaggctttcttttttggcttcaattgaccatttctaggaaaatgatttttgggcatattattattagatgaaataaggtttacctttgtggtggaattaccattgctctcttgtgtcatgagtgcatcttgtcctctagcctcctcctccacacgGATGCGGGTGATCAAAGTCTCcaaggatgtctccttttgtttgtgccgcaacttcttttggaactccctccaagattgtggtagtttgtcaattatgccaactaccaccaaattgtctccGATCTTTATGCCTTTGGATCTCAACTCTGCTACAATCATTTGAaagtcttgtgcttgatccaccaccgattttccatccaccatttggtaacggaaaaatctactagcagcatacttttttgcacctgcctcctcggtatcatacttgctttgtaaagctttccaaatttttttagcaaactTGTAAGtagtatcataataatcatagaaatgatcggcaagacaattcaatagataagagcgacaattatattcatcttttgtatacttatctattttttcttgatggagaatATATTCTTCGTCACTCATCTCATATGTAGGAACCTTTGACGGATTCTTCTCAGTGAGGATGTAGGCAACTTTGAGAAGgctcaagtagaagaggacctttcctttccacctcttgaagtgggcTCCCTTAAAGCGAAATGGCTTGTTAAGATCTCCAACAtgctcatttggtttctcttgtgtagACTCCATGTgtttgaatctccttaaaattgttggtgcaaacacaatgataatggaaataacacaaagagaaactgaataatacttctgaatttttattagtttaaagaaagagattacacaacactatttggactgaggcgcggcactcgctttctttaaggagattcaagcccttggttgactaaactttgtaaccggtgcagaccgtctctgacttgtctcccccaagatacaacagcccaacaagtgttgtatggctagaacaacctctgcacaaagtgttcaagcccaaaactccaccagaaagaacacccttccttgccaagaatctctctattttttgtgtgtgtatattacTGTCAtttggattgtgtctgaatgggtctatttataggctcaatgggcctcacaaaattactacccaaattaatctgattaattaggtccattattctgatatagtgggtgttacaagattaattgctggatattattctgatgggctggagttacacaattaatagtgagataaggagttttctgaataatgaaaggcctaaacggatagtccattaagtgggttaatggctcattattttccataataaaaatagaatattaatttgggccatttactcaccaacggatatggtaaATACTCAGATtggtcaagtaggaggatccaaggtgctgattcatttccaattttgacacctccacccttcatctcccccttgcgcacgtatctggcccaatatttgagacaattcatgttagcccattaatcaccacaattaaaaagaacaaaatagtctctctccttttccatgtgggattaaacattttcactaactcctcatcttccacattcactcccacatctttacatttattttatcacatttattcattttaattatttaatattaaaatgttccaaAAGTTGGCTACAAAGAATTGTTACAAAGTGAAACTAACTGCAGCAATAAGCACATACCATGCTGTACAAAGGTTCAAGGAAAAAACCATGAAATTTTCATTCTAACTGAAGGTTTTGTTACAAGTAATAGCAAGCAACCATAACCATAGAGAGATCAGTAAAGTATATAAAAACTTTTAACTAGAACGCTTCTTAACATCCTGAAGAACAACATGTGCAGCATTACGGCCAGGTGCACCCATTACGCCACCTCCAGGATGTGATCCACTTCCACATATATACAGCCCTCTAATTGGCGTCCTATGATCTGACCTGTA
It encodes:
- the LOC142625666 gene encoding uncharacterized protein LOC142625666 isoform X3 encodes the protein MWRRSFSSNATATSALKDKKWDALVIGGGHNGLTSAAYLARAGLSVAVLERRHVIGGAAVTEELIPGFKFSRCSYLQSLLRPSIIRELELRRHGLKLLKRSPSSFTPCLDGRYLLLGPDKDLNHSEISKFSKQDADAYPRYENQLENFCKFMDPLLDSAPPESLQGVSSFKDRFKNGIQKSSFWAHCLRQAITLGQKDMVDFMDLLLSPASKVLNNWFETDVLKATLATDAVIGTTGSVHTPGSGYVLLHHVMGETDGDRGIWSYVEGGMGSVSLAISNAAKEAGAHIVTSAEVSQLLVEDSGAVNGVLLADGTPVHSSVVLSNATPYKTYMDLVPRDVLPDDFIRAIKYSDYSSATTKINLAVNKLPQFQCCKIGHPDAGPQHVGTIHIGSESMEEIHSACQDSANGIPSRRLVIEMTIPSVLDKTISPPGKHVINLFIQYTPYNPSDGSWGDPAYREGISSMVLWVWILSFSCGR